A DNA window from Litorivicinus lipolyticus contains the following coding sequences:
- a CDS encoding glyceraldehyde-3-phosphate dehydrogenase, whose protein sequence is MITEEAYAAHQADWNDRMANAEDMVPLVGRLNRERGIETSVSGRMLVNRGVIDIIKAHRFARQIEGEELSVFETLPVLRIVEKMSLAPCHVDLGKLVTRHKKLFSNKPLEDFVHDELAGAKIPQGQSVEGDGTDIVLYGFGRIGRLLAREMLAQRPRGASLRLRAIVVRRGGENDLIKRASLLRRDSVHGSFKGTITVDHDNSVIHANGTAIQVIYASSPDAVDYTLYGISNAVVVDNTGMWRDRDGLSQHLRCPGAAKVVLTAPGKGDIKNIVMGVNDDDIAENDSILSAASCTTNAITPVLKALDDKYGVITGHVETVHAYTNDQNLIDNYHKGDRRGRAAPLNMVLTETGAAQAVSKALPHFEGRLTGNAIRVPTANVSMAILNLQLQHGVTADELNDYLRHIALHSSLQKQVDFTNSPEAVSSDFVGSRAAGIVDSLSTQANAKSAVVYVWYDNEAGYSCQVIRMMRRMVKATLPAYPIEG, encoded by the coding sequence ATGATCACTGAAGAAGCGTACGCGGCACACCAAGCCGACTGGAATGACCGCATGGCAAATGCCGAAGACATGGTGCCGTTGGTCGGTCGCTTGAATCGTGAGCGCGGTATCGAGACTAGCGTGTCCGGTCGTATGCTGGTCAATCGCGGGGTTATCGACATCATCAAGGCGCACCGTTTTGCGCGCCAAATCGAAGGCGAAGAGCTGAGCGTCTTTGAAACCTTACCGGTGTTGCGTATTGTCGAAAAAATGAGTCTGGCACCCTGTCATGTGGACCTGGGAAAGCTTGTTACTCGCCATAAAAAGTTATTTTCAAACAAGCCCTTGGAAGACTTTGTTCATGACGAGTTGGCGGGCGCTAAAATTCCCCAGGGTCAATCGGTCGAGGGCGATGGCACTGATATCGTGCTGTATGGGTTTGGGCGTATTGGTCGTTTGCTTGCGCGTGAAATGCTGGCCCAGCGTCCGCGTGGAGCCAGTTTGCGGCTGCGCGCCATTGTCGTTCGCCGCGGTGGCGAAAATGACCTGATTAAGCGTGCGTCGTTGTTGCGTCGCGACAGTGTGCACGGGTCGTTCAAGGGCACCATTACGGTTGATCACGACAACAGCGTGATTCACGCCAACGGCACCGCTATTCAGGTCATCTACGCGTCGTCGCCGGACGCCGTCGATTACACGCTTTACGGCATCAGTAACGCCGTGGTCGTGGACAACACGGGCATGTGGCGTGACCGCGACGGCTTGTCCCAGCACCTGCGCTGTCCGGGCGCCGCCAAAGTGGTGTTGACGGCACCGGGTAAGGGCGACATTAAGAACATCGTGATGGGCGTCAATGACGACGATATCGCCGAAAACGACAGTATTCTGTCGGCTGCGTCTTGTACCACGAATGCCATTACGCCGGTTTTGAAGGCTCTGGACGACAAATACGGTGTGATCACTGGGCATGTTGAAACCGTACACGCCTACACTAACGACCAAAATTTGATCGACAACTATCACAAAGGCGATCGCCGTGGCCGCGCCGCGCCGCTGAACATGGTGTTGACCGAGACCGGCGCCGCTCAGGCCGTCAGTAAAGCGCTGCCGCATTTCGAAGGCCGGTTGACCGGCAATGCGATCCGGGTGCCGACGGCGAACGTGTCGATGGCGATTTTGAACTTGCAGCTCCAGCACGGGGTCACTGCGGATGAGTTGAACGACTACCTGCGCCACATCGCGCTGCATTCGAGTCTGCAAAAGCAAGTCGATTTCACCAACAGCCCTGAAGCCGTCAGTAGCGACTTTGTCGGGTCTCGTGCGGCTGGCATTGTCGATTCGCTGAGCACTCAGGCCAATGCTAAGAGCGCGGTGGTGTATGTCTGGTACGACAACGAAGCCGGGTACAGCTGTCAGGTAATTCGGATGATGCGCCGAATGGTCAAGGCCACCTTGCCTGCCTATCCCATCGAGGGCTGA
- a CDS encoding Na(+)-translocating NADH-quinone reductase subunit A, with product MIEIKKGLDLPIEGGPKQSISEGRKVNTVALVGYDYNGMKPTMQVSVGDTVKLGQPVFTCKKTAGVVYTAPGAGTVVAVNRGDKRVFQSLVIELDGSDDSVEFAQHSDLSALTRETVQSQLLESGAWTSLQTRPFNKVPVPGSVPSSIFVSAMDTNPLAADPTVVIGARASAFNDGLNILSQLTDGKVYVGHAASAQLNLSGNAQVQAQAFAGPHPAGLVGTHIHHLDPVSESKTVWTITYQDVIALSALFKQGRLDVERVVALAGPEVSEPRLITTRVGANLQELTAGETRGNQTRVISGSILGGRTAHGAVDFLGRYHLQVSCLLESTEREMFHYLRAGKERHSVMPIYVSWFNKARKFAFNTTTNGSERAMVPVGAYERVMPLDVLPTQLLRSLIVGDTDGAIGLGALEMAEEDLALCTYVCPGKYEYGPILRDTLTTIEKEG from the coding sequence ATGATAGAGATCAAGAAAGGATTGGATCTGCCTATTGAAGGCGGCCCCAAGCAGAGCATTTCGGAGGGCCGGAAGGTCAACACCGTTGCACTGGTTGGGTACGACTACAATGGCATGAAGCCAACGATGCAAGTCAGTGTCGGCGACACAGTTAAGCTCGGTCAGCCCGTGTTTACCTGTAAAAAGACCGCCGGCGTCGTATACACCGCACCGGGCGCAGGCACTGTGGTGGCAGTGAATCGTGGTGATAAACGTGTATTCCAGTCCCTGGTCATTGAGTTGGACGGCAGCGACGACAGCGTCGAGTTTGCCCAGCACAGCGACCTGAGCGCTTTGACCCGTGAGACGGTTCAGTCTCAGTTGCTGGAGTCCGGTGCCTGGACCAGTCTGCAGACACGCCCGTTCAACAAGGTGCCGGTGCCCGGTAGCGTGCCCAGCAGCATCTTTGTTAGCGCCATGGATACCAACCCGTTGGCCGCTGACCCAACTGTGGTGATTGGCGCTCGCGCCAGCGCGTTCAATGATGGTTTGAACATCCTGAGCCAGCTGACGGACGGCAAGGTCTATGTGGGCCACGCCGCAAGCGCACAGCTGAACCTGTCGGGTAATGCTCAGGTCCAAGCTCAAGCCTTCGCCGGCCCCCATCCCGCGGGATTGGTAGGCACTCACATTCACCACTTGGATCCGGTTAGCGAATCCAAAACCGTGTGGACGATCACCTATCAAGACGTTATTGCCTTGTCGGCTCTGTTCAAACAGGGTCGGTTGGACGTTGAACGCGTGGTCGCATTGGCCGGTCCGGAAGTGTCCGAGCCGCGTCTGATTACGACCCGTGTCGGCGCCAACCTGCAAGAACTGACCGCTGGTGAAACCCGCGGCAACCAGACCCGTGTGATCAGCGGCAGCATCTTGGGTGGCCGTACCGCTCACGGCGCCGTTGACTTCTTGGGTCGTTACCACCTCCAGGTCAGCTGTCTGCTGGAAAGCACCGAGCGCGAGATGTTCCATTACCTGCGGGCCGGCAAAGAGCGTCACTCGGTTATGCCGATTTACGTGTCGTGGTTTAACAAAGCGCGCAAGTTCGCCTTTAACACCACTACTAACGGATCCGAGCGTGCCATGGTGCCGGTCGGCGCTTACGAACGTGTGATGCCGCTGGACGTTTTACCGACCCAGCTGCTGCGGTCATTGATCGTAGGTGACACCGACGGAGCCATTGGCTTGGGCGCATTGGAAATGGCCGAAGAAGACTTGGCCCTGTGCACCTACGTGTGCCCGGGCAAGTACGAATACGGTCCGATTTTGCGCGATACGCTCACAACTATTGAGAAAGAGGGTTAA
- a CDS encoding NADH:ubiquinone reductase (Na(+)-transporting) subunit B gives MSLRGMLDELEPNFHKGGKWEKWYSLYEAVDTIFYSPAAVTKNTAHVRDGIDLKRIMITVWMCTFPAMFAGMFFHGGNAMEAIAAGAAEAPTGLTAWIMGTFAGAEYWMDAGVFTSMLYGACLFLPLYATTFIVGGFWEVLFATVRKHEINEGFFVTSVLFALTLPPDIPLWQVALGISFGVVVGKEVFGGTGKNFLNPALTGRAFLYFAYPAQISGDAVWVGADGYTGATALGIMAADGVEGLATAGQSVTDFSWFSAFIGNVPGSFGEVSTLAIFIGGAVLMAMGIASWRVVLGVFVGMFLTSTLLNLIGSDTNPMFNVPWYWHLVVGGFAFGMIFMATDPVSAAMTNTGRLYYGALIGFMTVLIRCVNPAFPEGIMLAILFANLFAPLFDYFVVQANIKRRMARSV, from the coding sequence ATGTCTTTACGTGGAATGCTCGACGAACTGGAACCTAACTTCCACAAAGGTGGTAAGTGGGAAAAGTGGTACTCGCTTTACGAAGCGGTCGACACGATTTTTTATTCACCGGCTGCGGTGACCAAAAATACCGCGCACGTGCGTGACGGTATTGACCTCAAGCGCATCATGATCACGGTTTGGATGTGCACCTTCCCGGCCATGTTTGCGGGTATGTTTTTCCACGGTGGTAACGCCATGGAAGCGATCGCTGCTGGCGCCGCCGAAGCACCGACCGGTTTGACCGCTTGGATCATGGGCACCTTTGCCGGCGCCGAGTACTGGATGGACGCGGGCGTATTTACGTCGATGCTTTACGGCGCATGCTTGTTCCTGCCGTTGTACGCGACCACCTTTATTGTCGGTGGTTTTTGGGAAGTATTGTTCGCGACCGTGCGTAAGCACGAAATCAACGAAGGCTTCTTCGTGACTTCGGTGCTGTTCGCCTTGACCCTACCGCCGGATATTCCGCTGTGGCAGGTCGCATTAGGCATCAGCTTCGGTGTGGTTGTGGGCAAGGAAGTGTTTGGCGGTACTGGCAAAAACTTCTTGAACCCGGCCCTGACGGGACGTGCGTTCCTGTATTTCGCCTACCCGGCACAAATCTCGGGTGACGCGGTTTGGGTTGGCGCGGACGGATACACCGGCGCAACGGCGCTGGGCATCATGGCAGCCGACGGCGTCGAAGGCCTGGCCACTGCTGGTCAATCGGTCACCGATTTTAGCTGGTTCAGCGCCTTTATCGGCAACGTCCCCGGCAGCTTCGGCGAAGTCTCGACCCTGGCCATCTTTATCGGTGGTGCGGTGTTAATGGCCATGGGCATCGCCAGCTGGCGTGTCGTGCTGGGTGTGTTCGTCGGTATGTTCCTGACCAGCACGCTGCTAAACCTGATCGGTTCGGACACCAACCCGATGTTCAACGTGCCCTGGTATTGGCACTTGGTGGTCGGCGGTTTCGCGTTCGGCATGATCTTTATGGCGACCGACCCTGTGTCGGCGGCTATGACCAACACCGGTCGCCTTTACTACGGCGCCCTGATTGGCTTTATGACGGTGTTGATCCGTTGCGTTAACCCGGCATTCCCGGAAGGCATCATGTTGGCGATCTTGTTCGCGAACCTGT